One stretch of Croceibacterium atlanticum DNA includes these proteins:
- a CDS encoding MmgE/PrpD family protein produces MSARPVSLSDKIAAHTANFQFEDLPSSIVRSVKHVLLDAVGVMLGASGLSREVQPFLEYARNAGEGPSTILGTGLSAPPATAALVNGAMAHALDYEDAFDPAPGHPNASLVPALIALAQSAGPVDGRRFLAALAVGGDLSCRLAIALDRQMEEGNWYPPPITAGFGATAGASSLIGLDPVDVRDALSLALCQITMPGEIKYSPRSSIRAIREGFPAQAAVQSVLLAQAGVAGFERPLEGKGGFYSLYALGAFDEHRLLDRLGERFWQDELTFKPWPSCRGTHPFIEAALEWRRGGGHPDDIASVKLLIDPVQQMLVEPLARKAAPQLAINAKFSIPFCTALALIRGSVSLEDFEPDNIRDPGILELAGLCHYEIAPRDDWQRGAGGALIVTQRNGESREIAVGKALGAPSRPMSEADLRAKFIACCGKSAACLGHGDAERLADAILGIETAMNAGAIFE; encoded by the coding sequence GTGAGTGCGCGGCCAGTTTCACTCAGCGACAAGATCGCTGCGCATACGGCAAATTTCCAGTTTGAGGACCTGCCTTCCTCCATCGTCCGGTCGGTCAAACATGTCCTGCTGGATGCCGTAGGGGTCATGCTTGGCGCCAGCGGATTGTCACGGGAAGTGCAGCCTTTCCTGGAATATGCGCGCAATGCGGGGGAAGGGCCTTCGACTATCCTCGGCACTGGCCTGTCAGCACCGCCGGCTACTGCTGCGCTGGTGAACGGGGCGATGGCCCATGCTCTCGATTACGAAGATGCGTTCGATCCCGCGCCCGGGCATCCCAACGCGTCGCTCGTCCCCGCTCTTATCGCGCTCGCGCAGTCGGCCGGGCCGGTGGACGGACGACGGTTTCTCGCCGCGCTTGCAGTGGGAGGGGATTTGTCATGCCGTCTGGCAATTGCCCTTGACCGGCAGATGGAGGAGGGCAACTGGTATCCCCCTCCGATCACGGCCGGTTTCGGCGCGACAGCGGGTGCGTCCAGTCTGATCGGCCTGGACCCCGTCGACGTGCGGGACGCGCTTTCCCTGGCCTTGTGCCAGATCACCATGCCGGGTGAGATCAAATATTCGCCCCGCTCATCCATTCGCGCGATCCGTGAAGGCTTTCCGGCACAGGCTGCAGTTCAATCCGTGCTTCTGGCGCAAGCGGGCGTGGCAGGTTTTGAACGACCGCTGGAGGGGAAGGGCGGCTTCTATTCGCTCTACGCTCTTGGAGCTTTTGACGAACATCGCTTGCTTGATCGTCTTGGTGAACGGTTCTGGCAGGATGAACTGACTTTCAAGCCATGGCCAAGCTGTCGCGGCACCCACCCTTTCATCGAGGCTGCTCTGGAATGGCGGCGAGGAGGTGGGCATCCGGATGATATCGCGTCGGTGAAGCTCCTGATCGACCCTGTGCAGCAAATGCTGGTGGAACCGCTCGCCAGAAAGGCCGCGCCTCAGCTTGCGATCAATGCCAAGTTCTCCATCCCGTTCTGCACGGCGCTGGCTCTCATCAGGGGAAGCGTTTCGCTCGAGGATTTTGAACCCGATAATATCCGCGATCCCGGCATTCTGGAGCTGGCCGGGCTCTGCCATTACGAAATAGCGCCTCGGGACGATTGGCAGCGCGGGGCGGGCGGGGCTCTTATCGTGACGCAAAGGAACGGGGAAAGCCGTGAAATCGCCGTGGGCAAGGCTCTCGGTGCGCCTTCCAGACCCATGAGTGAAGCCGATCTTCGTGCGAAATTCATCGCCTGTTGCGGCAAATCCGCGGCGTGTCTGGGGCATGGTGATGCCGAACGGCTCGCCGATGCGATCCTCGGCATCGAAACCGCGATGAATGCCGGTGCGATTTTTGAATGA